A portion of the Kazachstania africana CBS 2517 chromosome 2, complete genome genome contains these proteins:
- the KAFR0B03250 gene encoding DUF5341 domain-containing protein, producing MVVQAVLTPYLLKEGLSPDLNFLNVTQSTNLSSFINHPTIWGVSAFNLSVSAELSKRDSEMSILPSLLFHTDLGTHHAVGLHLDHSALISKILDAIPGQLPEQYLAKRDDGFEVDWVSYNYDNVNKDLAVQWTQDPEALGQEEISYAFETFVEANTGWKWCIDATIDDVPSEPMDNNHYQNLETAIHGEIYLNTYGGIDSQCNEAYDCEDGKCDGV from the coding sequence ATGGTAGTACAAGCGGTTCTGACGCCGTATCTGTTAAAAGAGGGCCTTTCTCCGGATTTGAATTTCCTAAATGTTACGCAATCTACTAACTTATCTTCCTTTATCAATCATCCTACTATTTGGGGGGTTTCTGCGTTTAATCTTAGCGTATCTGCGGAACTAAGTAAACGTGATTCCGAAATGTCTATTCTTCCATCCTTGTTATTTCATACGGATTTAGGAACACATCATGCGGTTGGATTACATTTGGATCACAGTGCTCTAATTAGCAAGATCCTAGATGCTATTCCCGGGCAGCTTCCAGAACAATATTTAGCGAAGAGAGATGATGGTTTTGAAGTTGATTGGGTCAGTTATAATTATGATAACGTTAATAAAGATTTAGCTGTTCAATGGACACAAGATCCAGAAGCCCTTGGTCaggaagaaatttcttacGCATTTGAAACATTCGTGGAGGCAAACACAGGTTGGAAATGGTGTATCGATGCGACAATTGATGATGTACCAAGTGAGCCGATGGACAATAATCATTACCAGAACCTAGAGACAGCTATTCATGGAGAAATCTATTTAAACACATATGGTGGTATCGATAGTCAATGTAACGAAGCATATGATTGTGAAGACGGAAAATGTGACGGTGTTTAA
- the GAS3 gene encoding putative 1,3-beta-glucanosyltransferase (similar to Saccharomyces cerevisiae GAS3 (YMR215W); ancestral locus Anc_8.731), with translation MNTRKKLNEYGLVEIASNGDITYKTDFVNLKDRFANISLSYTTEQSISNDTLYYCNATKITDVYSDFGVKNFSIAAQPSEIANLIKYGVNGSNVGSILTDYTFSTTFNYTIYDTDNNTVAATISYASSNTINYLNQAVATASATVTSSSSATASSSSSKSKNEAAGVKATSFGTGIFTFLISALFL, from the coding sequence ATGAATACTCGGAAGAAGTTAAACGAGTATGGTTTAGTGGAAATTGCTTCCAATGGTGACATTACTTACAAAACAGATTTTGTAAACTTGAAGGACCGTTTCGCTAATATCAGTCTTTCCTATACCACGGAGCAAAGCATTTCTAATGACACTCTATACTACTGTAATGCTACTAAAATCACTGACGTTTATTCCGATTTTGGTGTTAAGAACTTTAGTATTGCTGCTCAGCCATCTGAAATTGCCAATTTGATTAAGTATGGTGTTAATGGATCTAATGTAGGTAGTATTTTAACTGATTATACATTCTCAACTACCTTTAATTATACCATTTATGACACTGATAACAATACTGTCGCAGCCACTATTTCTTATGCTTCCTCTAACACGATCAATTACTTGAATCAAGCTGTTGCTACAGCTTCGGCCACTGTTACTAGCTCATCCTCAGCGACCGCTTCCTCTAGTTCTTCAAAGAGCAAAAATGAAGCTGCTGGCGTCAAAGCTACTTCATTTGGCACTGGTATCTTCacatttttaatttcagcGTTATTCTTATAA
- the SKY1 gene encoding serine/threonine protein kinase SKY1 (similar to Saccharomyces cerevisiae SKY1 (YMR216C); ancestral locus Anc_8.732), with product MGSSIHFVKKQHTAPSSSSQINLFPREKIRQNLIQTKSNLSLQLNTSSAIDSSIVSAYGETEGTTGDYDDDDYSSCDEKNEESLKDYKPGGYHPAFKGEKYKNDRYVLVRKLGWGHFSTVWLAKDALDNSHVAVKIVRSDKVYTEAAVDEIKLLQKISSSTAACNEGSKHVLTLLDNFIKKGPNGNHIVMVFEVLGENLLALIKKYEHRGIPLMYVKQISKQLLLGLDYMHRICGVIHTDIKPENVLMEIGDVESIVKMVELLDKQKKEMKKLQNQTHSNASSSSSSRRMSSMTIHRSRRSHSIITGSQPLPSPISSTNFFDIKSQFNSMISSNGNISSAGNISTSSSNHNLTSAETQLANSLSSFELSESEQQPQQEDDSSSSIIQIKIADLGNSCWYDEHFTNSIQTREYRSPEVLIGAAWGASTDIWSAACMIFELITGDFLFEPCEGHSYSKDEDHIAQIMELLGEFPPYLLQNSKYARRFFNSKGQLRNISKLKFWPLKDVLMEKYKFNSTEAQEISDFLLPMLQIDPKKRADAGGLVNHPWLNDTLGMENIRVLDRPLGGDGSDIPGWCQEVKDHKKH from the coding sequence ATGGGTTCTTCCATACATTTTGTCAAGAAACAGCATACTGCACCGAGCTCATCTTCTCAAATCAATCTATTTCCTCGAGAAAAGATTAGACAAAATCTTATTCAAACAAAGTCGAATTTATCTCTGCAATTAAATACGTCATCCGCTATAGACTCATCGATAGTTTCTGCTTATGGAGAAACAGAAGGTACTACTGGAGATtatgacgatgatgattaTTCTTCCTGTGATGAGAAAAATGAGGAATCTCTCAAGGATTATAAACCAGGTGGCTACCATCCAGCTTTCAAAGGTGAGAAATACAAAAATGATAGATATGTACTCGTGAGAAAACTTGGTTGGGGCCACTTCTCCACTGTTTGGTTGGCCAAGGACGCCTTAGATAATTCCCATGTGGCAGTAAAAATTGTCAGGAGTGATAAAGTTTACACAGAAGCTGCAGTTGATGAGATCAAGCTATTacagaaaatatcaagttCTACTGCAGCTTGTAACGAGGGGTCAAAACATGTCTTGACTCTGCTggataattttattaagAAGGGACCGAATGGGAATCATATCGTTATGGTTTTTGAGGTGCTTggagaaaatttattggcactaataaaaaaatacgAGCACAGAGGAATTCCGTTGATGTATGTGAAACAAATTTCGAAACAGTTACTTTTAGGACTAGATTATATGCATAGAATCTGTGGTGTCATTCACACCGATATCAAACCAGAAAACGTTTTGATGGAAATAGGTGATGTCGAATCAATAGTTAAAATGGTTGAATTATTGGATaaacagaaaaaagaaatgaaaaaattgcaaaatcAAACACATTCAAATGCTAgttcttcttcgtcatctAGGAGGATGTCGTCTATGACAATACATAGGTCGAGGAGGAGTCACAGTATAATTACTGGGTCACAACCATTACCATCTCCTATCAGCTctacaaatttttttgatataaaaTCACAGTTCAATTCTATGATATCATCAAATGGTAATATATCTTCAGCCGGTAATATATCAACTTCAAGTAGTAATCACAACTTAACCAGTGCAGAAACACAACTGGCAAATTCATTGTCATCGTTTGAGTTATCAGAATCAGAGCAACAACCACAACAAGAGGATGACAGTTCAAGTAGTATAATTCAAATCAAGATCGCTGATCTTGGAAATTCCTGTTGGTACGATGaacattttacaaattcTATCCAAACAAGGGAGTATAGGTCTCCAGAAGTTCTTATAGGAGCTGCATGGGGGGCAAGTACAGATATATGGTCTGCTGCTTGTATGATCTTTGAATTAATAACGGgtgattttctttttgaacCTTGCGAAGGGCATTCATATTCGAAGGATGAAGATCATATTGCACAGATAATGGAATTACTTGGAGAATTTCCACCATATCTTTTACAAAACAGCAAATACGCtagaagatttttcaattctaagGGTCAGTTAAGAAATATttcgaaattgaaattttggcCATTAAAGGATGTACTTATGGAAAAGTATAAATTTAATTCTACTGAAGCACAAGAAATATCCGATTTCTTATTGCCTATGTTGCAGATCGATCCGAAGAAAAGGGCTGATGCCGGTGGCTTAGTTAACCATCCGTGGCTAAATGATACACTCGGAATGGAAAATATACGTGTGCTGGATAGACCATTGGGCGGAGATGGTTCAGATATTCCTGGGTGGTGCCAAGAGGTGAAAGATCACAAAAAGCATTGA
- the TRS130 gene encoding transport protein particle complex II subunit TRS130 (similar to Saccharomyces cerevisiae TRS130 (YMR218C); ancestral locus Anc_8.735), producing the protein MDQDADGTSIILSYFDPFDLFESIRDEFRKIFPLENVHWKSPAGSIRTIGRLPVSLHAANHNGHGKLGMNSPFINFIIVNCISVDEYRSKVRPLIRQWLPEVQGQDTGSQHELQLPSVPIIFLYANAEIIDINIFKTMSIMEKIEKDFPDVQALELKSVYKSPKEKEAFWNQLSQNIKSYLLKIFQQRLDYLKNDLGKHHGQPPSVEQLVIQERLLDLYSEFNIVDEGISQLSMIKSLLRKLLLMNDTLKLKDHKLENHFAVSSDENSQISVSESLKNGTLTEYGYHKYFFVKELHFLLHSELNATAYLKVYKLLRTFLGTIETSTLKNNVNYLNFRYSFLEFMISLVSSEKMVQSPILDEVKGELLLLKRDCWIESVLASTEFKLHGRSVTMDTQYKFDNLPKTEDDFHDKIINSSKEIIEIFSKCAKRRRQRTIDYLTIEIGLLHFQRKEYENTIILFVSSYEFYIQSNWNLIGLKILKVFIQSLLNCSNITTLQIDDASISVSDVLKNAFLNLVNLSEDLEEKILYWQKFLELSTTAEQKIIFPVKSLFNIDVDDCIDLLRPNVYGIGLHVKSIFTENFEIDSIIFKLKNSDHTITFRAFDVNIKLSTIESTIVLETNEISFGDFVPVAIEISIKGNVFVHNFPSNNNKKYISILPLYDGNNVSLHLQQARSLKLGQYALTANLNNPCNAENIHLDMVVVKEDSSEPFPITFEEDADVPYLKIQDLSFTSKKIEYFPSRQITSFKLKVTLSFDIGRIHYKEINTIEINCFLPISVSVEDIFKKSLFFFKFLLNTSIKEVPLLLHSSKLKADAETKYDLSGDFEPPKPIILRSNVTESCLNCYQIKCADKFDRKDIFHLNIKYNSLKEYLDLIVTNSFLLGENDEESMDTFKKWRLIWKNYVLDKISYDFDVFDKERTVKLCSSEAIINKIIFMLKKPAILDPDMKKMMINCIERLVIGIPATHIDGTKYFKSLEQKELSLPVELPEFDQFFFVEFVPKEPTSKVLEAGVPVPYQITIENLECEWNRSGIEKFENVFEISSSNEWLVNGKKRFLIPEQSQTVSYDVSLIPLKKGYLSFPGIEITNTRDGATRIDYVNAFDSILVL; encoded by the coding sequence ATGGACCAGGATGCCGATGGAACATCAATTATATTGAGTTATTTTGATCCCtttgatctttttgaaagtatcaGGGACGAATTCAGGAAAATCTTCCCTTTAGAAAATGTCCATTGGAAGTCCCCAGCTGGCTCAATTAGGACCATTGGTAGACTTCCAGTCAGCTTACACGCAGCAAATCACAATGGGCATGGAAAATTAGGTATGAACAGTCCcttcattaattttatcatcGTAAATTGTATATCTGTCGATGAATATCGGTCGAAAGTTCGTCCACTTATAAGGCAATGGCTGCCGGAAGTACAAGGACAGGATACAGGTAGTCAACATGAATTACAGCTGCCAAGTGTGCCCATTATCTTCTTATATGCTAATGCTgaaatcattgatattAATATCTTCAAGACAATGTCTATAATggagaaaattgaaaaggattTCCCTGACGTACAAGCGCTAGAGTTAAAGTCTGTATACAAATCTCCCaaggaaaaagaagcaTTTTGGAATCAATTGAGCCAGAATATCAAGTCatatttgttgaagatatttcagCAACGCTTAGACTATTTAAAAAACGACCTTGGTAAACATCACGGTCAACCTCCAAGCGTTGAACAACTAGTAATACAGGAGCGATTATTAGATTTATACTCAGAATTTAACATTGTAGACGAAGGAATTAGTCAACTGTCCATGATCAAATCATTACTAAGAAAATTGTTGCTGATGAATGATACCCTAAAGCTGAAAGATCATAAACTTGAGAACCATTTTGCTGTCTCCTCAGATGAAAACTCACAAATATCAGTATCTGAAAGCTTGAAAAATGGAACTTTGACCGAATACGGCTATCATAAATACTTTTTCGTTAAAGAACTTCACTTTTTATTGCATAGTGAATTGAATGCAACAGCTTACTTGAAAGTTTACAAATTACTCCGGACTTTCCTGGGAACCATTGAAACTTCAACTCTAAAAAACAACGTGAATTATTTAAACTTCAGGTACtcatttttggaatttaTGATATCTTTGGTATCCTCGGAGAAAATGGTTCAATCACCAATTCTTGATGAAGTAAAAGGTGAACTGCTACTATTAAAACGTGACTGTTGGATAGAAAGTGTTCTTGCAAGTACAGAATTTAAATTACATGGTAGATCTGTTACTATGGATACTCAATATAAGTTTGACAATCTGCCCAAAACTGAAGATGACTTTCATgacaaaattatcaattctAGTAAAgagattattgaaattttcagtaaGTGTGCAAAGAGGAGAAGACAAAGAACAATCGATTATTTGACAATTGAAATAGGGTTATTACATTTTCAGAGAAAGGAATATGAAAATACCATCATTTTATTTGTGTCATCTTATGaattttatattcaatcaaattgGAATTTAATAGGACTTAAAATCCTAAAAGTTTTTATTCAATCATTATTGAACTGTTCAAATATCACTACATTACAAATTGATGATGCTTCTATTTCTGTTTCAGATGTACTAAAGAATGCATTTCTCAACTTAGTCAATTTGTCTGAAgatcttgaagaaaaaattttatactGGCAGAAGTTCCTTGAGCTATCCACTACAGCAGAACAGAAGATTATATTTCCAGTGAAAAGTTTATTTAACATTGATGTTGACGATTGCATAGATTTGCTGAGACCTAATGTTTACGGGATTGGTCTACATGTCAAAAGCATATTTACTGAGAATTTCGAAATTGATAGCATAATATTCAAGTTGAAGAATAGTGATCATACAATAACATTTCGTGCTTTTGATGTTAATATTAAATTATCCACTATTGAAAGTACCATCGTACTAGAGACTAATGAAATATCATTTGGCGATTTTGTTCCCGTGGCCATAGAAATCAGTATAAAAGGCAACGTATTTGTTCATAATTTTCCATCAAACAACAATAAGAAATATATTAGCATACTTCCATTATATGATGGAAACAATGTTTCATTGCATTTACAACAGGCTCGTAGCCTAAAGTTAGGTCAATATGCATTGACTGCGAACCTAAATAATCCCTGTAATGCAGAGAATATACATCTTGATATGGTCGTGGTAAAAGAAGATAGTTCCGAACCATTTCCGATAACTTTTGAAGAGGACGCTGACGTTCCGTatctaaaaattcaagatctGTCATTTACttccaagaaaattgaatacTTTCCCTCGAGGCAAATTAcctctttcaaattaaaaGTCACTTTATCCTTTGATATAGGCCGTATCCAttataaagaaataaaCACTATAGAAATCAATTGTTTTCTACCTATATCGGTATCTGTGGAGgatatattcaagaaaagtttatttttcttcaaatttctgCTAAATACTTCGATAAAGGAAGTACCATTATTGTTACATAGCAGTAAATTGAAGGCAGATGCTGAAACAAAATATGACCTATCTGGCGACTTCGAACCACCTAAGCCAATTATCTTAAGATCGAACGTAACCGAAAGCTGTTTGAACTGTTATCAAATAAAGTGTGCTGATAAATTCGATCGTAAGgacatttttcatttaaatattaAATACAATTCATTGAAGGAGTACTTGGATTTAATCGTTACTAACTCATTCCTACTGggagaaaatgatgaagagtcAATGGACactttcaagaaatggCGCCtaatatggaaaaattatgttCTTGACAAGATAAGCTATGACTTTGATgtatttgataaagaacGTACTGTGAAGCTATGTTCATCTGAAGCCATAATTAACAAGATTATTTTCATGCTCAAAAAGCCGGCTATCCTGGATCCAGatatgaagaagatgatgataaacTGTATAGAGAGATTAGTTATTGGTATCCCTGCGACGCATATCGATGGgaccaaatatttcaaatcactggaacaaaaagaattgagtTTACCTGTGGAACTTCCAGAATTCgatcaattcttcttcgtcgAATTTGTGCCGAAAGAACCTACTTCAAAGGTTCTGGAAGCTGGAGTCCCTGTACCATATCAGATTACTATCGAGAATCTAGAATGCGAATGGAATAGGTCTggcattgaaaaattcgaaaatGTCTTCGAAATATCAAGTAGTAACGAATGGTTGGTGAACGGAAAAAAGAGATTTCTCATTCCGGAACAATCACAAACTGTAAGCTACGATGTATCTTTAATCCCATTGAAGAAGGGGTATCTTTCCTTCCCAGGTATTGAGATAACAAACACAAGAGATGGGGCCACGAGAATTGATTATGTCAATGCCTTCGATTCCATACTAGTTCTCTGA
- the ESC1 gene encoding Esc1p (similar to Saccharomyces cerevisiae ESC1 (YMR219W); ancestral locus Anc_8.736), with product MGSDSKKKDEKQSRLSLSAPTRNLKQYKSIFDQRYRSKSRGTGFRVSKPKCLDTNRRLQRESDTVKASTWVNSLIERGRHILSEIHNDDMKFEAELRDLERTTRIEESIVNDILEKHTEIAVPYEKADLIAAGSADENNQLILPNSGTRLENSESTEQEESNSEDNSESDASLVILSSSEENSISEMRAEDEDISSSEEYETIKRSIAEEALLNMANYENTGEEYPQGSPEHHFADTDFGKIFTDISHDVHGEMEMAHDFQEPSKNQTSGSMFDLVPLSHDQRSEMKEQEQEQGEEEEEDEDEMSAVLSDTSIQREELLEESENENPSEEAFESNSEDEQLEEIPDDIRYPSNESAAHLLYDENHENHGAHNFDTAFSRPELSSIAHILGNIEEERKNVSQGHTQTNEAENYIGSDTENTSHIRDENLKEIESSSEPDTSEQYYTGITETHILDHNSSDDINQEEKQERNSDEDFVHNRAFTKLEFNEGLNSDYDEELDQGTKHNISAPVSSKGIDVVIHEISSSEEDISENDGEAFENSSNDSLSDEKEGSFVENDINANKKQGYENEHLQVHHDQIDVQNKEYSAENPIAITSDIEGDIQDHMNGPRNFFGKDVEGIHTDEEGQEQRFFKAAPSHVINNMRSDKVLSNNDTYNSIETDIHSNQNVSPLKDVDHNTTFDKRETVLSPQSSPTPGYLNSEGNSFYYSTLENLEPSNDVVTEQVKSAYEVIISGSTYSSTSFDDNADVLPSPLEYISPYVNHAAFTSEEVGEKEKEYLRETLIKLGLVPQNSKNPEEGSEVSDTSFYTVGQAENSSEAHKESEDENRGQATPKHMEASSVHLPNSEAEDEDAVFSTPRTGDRVVDQNEQIAFAEERSGQQSEQEYIYEFPRESNSENKEIDKFESTVLSDVSYITATAEPVNGVENNEAEDSFYESLQEGTEDFPIVKEEGAHENIPATSDKDIDIYENVELTVLGETSQDHSTPDFANSNIISVDGLAMENLSIRPEYEDAVSDTNAIVLPKEQSHSHGVPETQIVPFAKKNYSTDGEVLEDVDVVSIKTDEKGQTHLTTSDISEVAQDELINTTGLYENVDSLLEPELSDDANERIEVSSTSSDKKQLKSQNALHEQPRHDPIRSKLLTMPTYMVGKLVHGVKNVADVANEFVRRIDAIGDLHDELLEEQPIEEGASNGGELAGQQLPQTSTVKDPSSLLDVSASIAEETNLKYDYSKKNTPSVLRMNDLDEGYKEKVVASVQALEVLADELRDTNKSIPVANSEQDDTSEFEESLNKRTTRILNDERPELSMHIDDMEIDDEQPDNVAKTEFEFDLTEKVARNVTNPEKSKTKTITSVRVNGTDNEDHIGHTDNNILDGMERIKRELILDENESSSEVPEQTGSSLLKESSPEASLHTIKNPEEQTKKDGRASTSKAVDRQRVSKADSNSENTDAKATTTVPTSERSKKRRVPRRRKRPLTGASATQGPTKRLRKRSLRKPRPPKHK from the coding sequence ATGGGTAGTGACtctaaaaagaaagatgaaaaacAGTCTAGGTTGAGCTTGTCAGCTCCTACTCGGAATCTCAAGCAATACAAGTCGATATTTGATCAAAGATACAGATCTAAGAGTAGAGGGACAGGGTTTAGGGTGAGTAAACCAAAATGTTTAGATACTAATCGTCGTTTGCAAAGGGAAAGCGATACTGTCAAAGCCTCTACTTGGGTGAACTCTCTTATTGAAAGGGGAAGGCATATACTTTCAGAAATACACAATGATGACATGAAATTTGAAGCTGAACTCAGGGATCTTGAAAGGACAACTAGAATCGAAGAATCTATTGTTAACGATATCCTTGAAAAGCATACTGAGATCGCTGTGCCCTATGAAAAAGCTGACTTGATAGCTGCAGGTAGTGCTGATGAGAACAATCAACTAATACTCCCAAATAGTGGAACACGTCTAGAAAATTCCGAAAGCACTGAACAGGAGGAATCTAATAGCGAGGATAACTCAGAAAGCGATGCTTCTTTAGTAATTTTGTCCAGttcagaagaaaatagtATTAGTGAGATGCGAGcggaagatgaagatatcTCTTCTTCAGAGGAATACGAAACTATAAAGCGCAGTATAGCTGAGGAAGCTTTATTGAATATGGCAAATTATGAGAACACTGGAGAGGAATACCCCCAGGGCTCTCCAGAACACCATTTTGCAGATACtgattttggaaaaatatttactgATATTTCACATGATGTACATGGTGAAATGGAGATGGCTCATGATTTCCAAGAACCTTCTAAGAACCAAACGAGCGGATCAATGTTTGATTTGGTTCCACTATCTCATGACCAGAGATCAGAAATGAAAGAACAGGAACAAGAACAAGGggaagaggaagaggaagatgaagatgagaTGTCAGCTGTATTGTCAGATACTAGCATACAAAGGgaagaattattagaagaaagtgaaaatgaaaatccTTCTGAAGAGGCTTTCGAATCTAATTCAGAGGATGAACAACTTGAGGAGATCCCAGATGATATTCGATATCCTTCGAATGAATCTGCAGCACACCTTTTATATGACGAAAATCATGAAAATCACGGCGCCCATAATTTTGATACTGCTTTCAGTAGACCTGAATTGAGTTCAATAGCACATATTTTGGGAAATATCGAAGAAGAGAGAAAGAATGTATCACAGGGCCATACTCAGACAAATGAAGCAGAAAACTATATTGGTTCAGACACTGAGAACACCAGTCATATAcgtgatgaaaatttaaaggAAATTGAATCTTCCTCTGAGCCTGATACTTCTGAGCAGTACTATACAGGTATTACCGAAACTCATATTTTAGATCATAATTCTAGCGATGATATAAATCAAGAAGAGAAACAAGAGAGAAATTCTGACGAAGATTTTGTGCATAATCGAGCTTTCACGAAACTGGAATTCAATGAAGGCCTAAACAGCGActatgatgaagaattagacCAAGGAACAAAACATAATATATCTGCTCCTGTCAGTTCCAAAGGCATTGATGTTGTTATACATGAAATCAGCAGTAGTGAGGAAGATATTTCTGAAAATGACGGTGAAgcctttgaaaattcatctAATGATTCTCTCTCTGATGAAAAAGAGGGTAGTTTTGTAGAGAATGACATAAACGCTAACAAGAAACAAGGCTATGAGAACGAACACTTACAGGTACATCACGATCAGATCGATGTCCAGAATAAAGAATACAGTGCAGAAAATCCTATTGCTATTACCTCAGACATTGAAGGCGACATACAAGATCATATGAATGGCCCAAGAAACTTTTTTGGAAAGGACGTCGAGGGGATACATACGGATGAGGAAGGACAAGAACAACGTTTTTTCAAGGCTGCCCCCTCACATGTTATTAACAATATGAGAAGTGACAAAGTTTTGtcaaataatgatacaTATAATAGCATTGAGACGGACATACATAGCAACCAGAATGTATCTCCCCTTAAGGACGTGGACCATAATACTACCTTTGATAAACGCGAGACAGTTCTCTCTCCCCAAAGCTCACCAACCCCCGGCTACCTAAATTCTGAAGgtaattctttttattaCTCTACGCTAGAAAATTTGGAGCCCTCTAATGATGTCGTCACTGAACAGGTCAAATCTGCATACGAAGTGATTATATCAGGTTCTACATACAGTTCAACGTcatttgatgataatgCAGATGTATTACCGTCGCCTCTAGAATACATTTCGCCTTATGTCAATCATGCAGCTTTTACATCCGAAGAAGTGGGGGAAAAGGagaaagaatatttaaGAGAAACCTTGATAAAATTGGGGCTAGTTCCTCAAAACTCTAAAAATCCAGAGGAGGGCAGTGAAGTGTCAGATACTTCTTTTTATACTGTAGGACAGGCCGAGAACTCGTCAGAAGCTCATAAGGAGTCGGAAGATGAAAATCGTGGTCAAGCGACCCCAAAACATATGGAGGCAAGTTCAGTGCACCTTCCGAATTCAGAAGCGGAGGACGAAGATGCAGTTTTTTCTACTCCCAGGACGGGTGATCGAGTAGTAGATCAAAACGAACAAATTGCATTTGCTGAGGAAAGAAGTGGTCAACAGTCAGAGcaagaatatatatatgaatttCCGCGTGAAtcaaattctgaaaatAAGGAAATCGACAAATTCGAAAGCACGGTATTGAGTGACGTCTCCTATATTACTGCAACCGCTGAACCGGTAAATGGCgtagaaaataatgaagctGAAGACTCTTTCTATGAAAGCTTGCAAGAAGGTACCGAAGACTTTCCCATAGTGAAGGAAGAAGGCGCACATGAAAATATACCAGCGACAAGTGAcaaagatattgatatttatgAAAATGTCGAACTTACGGTTTTAGGTGAAACCTCACAAGATCATTCAACACCTGATTTTGCTAATTCTAATATCATATCCGTTGATGGTCTAGCCatggaaaatttatcaatccGACCTGAATATGAGGATGCAGTTTCGGATACAAATGCGATTGTACTGCCTAAAGAACAGTCCCATTCCCATGGCGTGCCTGAAACCCAAATCGTTCCTTTTgccaagaaaaattatagTACGGACGGTGAAGTACTGGAGGATGTTGATGTAGTAAGTATAAAGACCGATGAGAAAGGCCAAACTCATCTTACTACTTCAGATATCTCTGAAGTTGCTCAAGATGAGCTAATAAATACAACAGGCCTCTATGAGAACGTTGACTCGTTATTGGAGCCAGAACTTTCGGATGATGCCAACGAGCGAATAGAGGTGAGTAGCACTTCTAGTGATAAAAAACAGCTGAAATCTCAAAATGCATTGCACGAGCAACCTCGTCACGATCCAATTCGTTCAAAACTTTTAACTATGCCAACCTACATGGTAGGAAAATTGGTACATGGAGTAAAGAATGTTGCTGATGTGGCTAATGAATTTGTAAGGAGAATAGACGCAATAGGCGATTTGCATGATGAGCTCTTGGAAGAACAACCTATTGAAGAAGGAGCTAGCAATGGCGGTGAATTAGCGGGACAGCAGTTACCACAAACAAGCACTGTAAAAGATCCATCTTCATTGCTTGACGTTTCCGCATCAATAGCTGAGgaaacaaatttaaaatatgattattccaagaaaaatacGCCTTCGGTTCTTAGAATGAATGATCTGGATGAAGGgtataaagaaaaagtcGTTGCGTCCGTGCAAGCTCTCGAAGTTTTGGCGGATGAACTTCGTGATACGAATAAGTCGATACCAGTTGCCAATTCTGAGCAAGATGATACATCTGAGTTTGAAGAAAGCTTGAATAAGCGGACTACTCGTATTTTGAACGATGAACGTCCTGAATTGAGTATGCACATTGATGATATGGAAATCGACGATGAGCAGCCTGACAATGTGGCAAAGACAGAATTTGAATTCGATCTAACTGAAAAGGTAGCCCGTAATGTAACCAATCCAGAAAAATCTAAGACCAAGACAATAACATCAGTAAGAGTCAACGGAACTGACAATGAGGATCACATTGGTCATacagataataatatattagATGGCATGGAAAGGATAAAACGAGAGCTTATTTTAGACGAAAATGAGAGTTCTTCGGAAGTTCCTGAGCAGACTGGATCAAGTCTACTGAAAGAGAGTTCTCCAGAGGCGTCTCTACATACTATCAAAAATCCTGAAGAACAAACAAAGAAGGATGGCAGGGCCTCAACAAGCAAAGCAGTAGACAGACAACGGGTCAGTAAGGCTGATTCAAACAGCGAGAACACTGATGCTAAGGCTACCACAACAGTTCCTACTAGCGAAAGATCGAAGAAGAGGAGGGTgccaagaagaagaaagagacCATTAACGGGAGCATCTGCAACCCAAGGCCCAACAAAGAGGTTAAGAAAACGCTCTTTACGGAAACCAAGACCACCTAAGCATAAGTAA